The Arachis duranensis cultivar V14167 chromosome 2, aradu.V14167.gnm2.J7QH, whole genome shotgun sequence genome has a window encoding:
- the LOC107474559 gene encoding uncharacterized protein LOC107474559 yields MDYYNLLHETLAKGNEEMRGNNISMSNQNSSIICPKPRKVGIFVTIPRRQLRVEKLCHEQQNEGCDSKPGVELLDTISKENNYYIETPSPNPFFLRSPPIRASNPLIQDAQFGYQKYIASPQSIKHVILPSPISSPSARSGLSSPSSLHKGGCTVVMKFGSKSAAVKVIGFDCHIAVA; encoded by the coding sequence ATGGATTATTATAATCTTTTGCATGAGACATTGGCAAAAGGTAATGAAGAAATGAGAGGTAATAATATTTCCATGTCAAATCAAAATAGTTCTATCATTTGTCCCAAGCCAAGAAAAGTTGGGATTTTTGTTACCATCCCTAGAAGGCAATTAAGAGTAGAAAAATTATGTCATGAACAACAAAATGAAGGGTGTGATTCAAAACCTGGGGTAGAGCTTCTGGACACAATATCCAAGGAGAATAATTACTACATTGAAACACCATCACCAAACCCATTTTTTCTCAGGTCCCCTCCTATTAGAGCATCTAATCCTTTGATCCAAGATGCTCAATTTGGATACCAAAAGTACATTGCTTCTCCTCAATCAATAAAACATGTAATTTTACCATCTCCCATTTCTTCGCCGTCAGCAAGATCAGGGTTATCATCTCCGTCATCATTGCACAAAGGAGGGTGCACTGTCGTGATGAAGTTTGGAAGTAAATCGGCTGCGGTCAAGGTAATAGGATTTGATTGTCACATTGCAGTTGCTTGA